The following proteins are co-located in the Paludibaculum fermentans genome:
- a CDS encoding MGH1-like glycoside hydrolase domain-containing protein: protein MSAEHQRLLEARDRVKHWKRWGPYLSERQWGTVREDYSPEGDAWASFPFEHSHQRAYRWGEDGLLGISDNHQRLCFAVALWNGRDPILKERLYGLNNGQGNHGEDVKEVYFYLDSTPTHSYMKALYKYPQRHYPYDWLRRRAAQLGLHEHEPEVWESGCFDENRYFDVFAEYAKAEENDILIRLTVHNRGPVAAPLHLLPTLWFRNRWSWGRKDRPRASITETGPGQVEASEATMGRWSFTLEGAPPLLFTENESNDHVLYGNSKGSVYTKDAFHRRIVSGELEAVNPLQTGSKMCGWYQLEVPAGGSVSVRLRLRADAPAAEGFSNFDEIFAQRLKEADDFYCELRSCTLSDDARLVQRQAFAGLLWSKQYYHYVVEDWLKGDPATPPPPEERLNGRNSEWRHFFTDDILSMPDKWEYPWFAAWDLAFHMIPFAQVDAEFAKTQLQLLLREWYLHPNGQIPAYEWAFSDVNPPVHAWACYRVFKIDWKENGGPDYEFLERCFHKLLMNFTWWVNRKDSTGDNIFEGGFLGLDNIGVFDRSRPLPTGGYIEQSDGTSWMAMYSLNMLRIALELAKVNAAYEDIASKFLEHFLYISSAMNTLGGAGLWDEQDGFYYDRLRLPNGHCYPLRVRSIVGLIPLFAVETFDAELTANLDGFQRRTKWFIEHRRDLTEHLLWHPADDRNPLGIIALIQPIRLIRALELMLDEAEFLSPYGIRSMSQVHRKNPFVMHVNGDEYRVDYCPAESSSRMFGGNSNWRGPIWFPLNYLLIESLQKFHHFFGDRLQVEFPTGSGNVMDLAEIAAEISKRLSHIFLRDENGRRACYGDTELFQTDEHFRDYLFFHEYFHGDNGAGLGANHQTGWTALVAKLLTQSGE from the coding sequence ATGTCTGCTGAGCACCAGCGTTTGCTGGAGGCCCGAGACCGCGTCAAGCACTGGAAGCGCTGGGGGCCATACCTTTCGGAGCGCCAATGGGGCACGGTGCGCGAAGACTACTCGCCCGAGGGTGATGCCTGGGCCTCCTTTCCTTTTGAGCATTCGCACCAGCGGGCCTACCGGTGGGGTGAGGATGGACTGCTGGGCATCAGCGACAACCACCAGCGGCTGTGCTTCGCGGTGGCCCTATGGAACGGCAGGGATCCGATCCTCAAGGAGCGCCTGTATGGCCTGAACAACGGCCAGGGGAATCACGGCGAGGACGTCAAGGAAGTCTACTTCTACCTGGACTCGACGCCGACTCATTCCTACATGAAGGCGCTGTACAAGTATCCACAGCGCCATTACCCCTACGACTGGCTGCGGCGGCGGGCGGCGCAACTGGGCCTGCACGAGCATGAGCCGGAGGTATGGGAGTCCGGCTGTTTCGACGAGAACCGCTACTTCGATGTGTTCGCGGAATACGCCAAGGCGGAAGAGAACGACATCCTGATCCGGCTGACGGTGCACAACCGGGGCCCGGTGGCGGCTCCGCTGCATCTGCTGCCGACGCTGTGGTTCCGCAACCGCTGGTCGTGGGGCCGCAAGGATCGCCCGCGGGCCAGCATCACGGAAACGGGCCCGGGCCAGGTGGAGGCCAGCGAAGCCACGATGGGCCGCTGGAGCTTCACGCTGGAGGGCGCGCCGCCGCTGCTGTTCACGGAGAATGAGTCGAATGATCACGTGCTGTACGGCAACTCCAAAGGCAGCGTGTATACAAAGGATGCGTTCCACCGCAGGATCGTGAGCGGCGAACTGGAGGCCGTGAATCCACTCCAGACAGGCTCCAAGATGTGCGGCTGGTACCAACTGGAAGTGCCGGCGGGCGGCAGCGTCTCGGTGCGGCTGCGGCTGCGGGCGGACGCTCCTGCGGCGGAAGGCTTCTCGAATTTCGACGAGATTTTTGCGCAGCGCCTGAAGGAGGCGGACGACTTCTACTGCGAGCTGAGATCCTGCACTTTGTCGGACGATGCCCGGTTGGTGCAGCGGCAGGCGTTCGCGGGCTTGCTGTGGTCGAAGCAGTACTATCACTACGTCGTGGAGGACTGGCTGAAGGGCGATCCGGCGACGCCTCCGCCTCCGGAGGAGCGGCTGAACGGCCGGAATTCGGAGTGGCGGCATTTCTTCACCGACGACATCCTGTCGATGCCGGACAAGTGGGAGTATCCGTGGTTTGCGGCGTGGGATCTGGCGTTTCACATGATCCCGTTCGCGCAGGTCGATGCGGAGTTCGCCAAGACGCAATTGCAACTGTTGCTACGCGAATGGTACCTGCATCCGAACGGTCAGATTCCGGCGTATGAGTGGGCGTTTTCCGATGTGAATCCGCCGGTGCACGCGTGGGCCTGCTACCGCGTGTTCAAGATTGACTGGAAGGAGAACGGCGGGCCGGATTACGAGTTCCTGGAGCGCTGCTTCCACAAGCTGCTGATGAACTTTACGTGGTGGGTGAACCGCAAGGACTCGACTGGAGACAACATCTTCGAGGGCGGCTTTCTGGGGCTGGACAACATCGGCGTCTTTGACCGGTCGCGGCCGCTGCCGACAGGCGGCTATATCGAGCAGTCGGACGGAACCAGTTGGATGGCGATGTACTCGCTGAACATGCTGCGCATCGCACTGGAACTGGCCAAGGTAAATGCGGCGTATGAGGATATCGCCAGCAAGTTCCTGGAGCACTTCCTGTACATCTCGTCGGCCATGAATACGCTGGGCGGCGCAGGACTGTGGGACGAGCAGGACGGCTTCTACTACGACCGGCTGCGGCTGCCGAACGGCCATTGCTACCCGCTACGCGTACGGTCGATTGTGGGCCTGATCCCGCTATTTGCGGTGGAGACCTTCGACGCCGAGTTGACCGCCAACCTGGATGGGTTCCAGCGGCGGACGAAGTGGTTCATCGAGCATCGGCGCGATTTGACGGAACACCTGTTGTGGCATCCGGCGGATGACCGGAACCCGCTGGGGATCATTGCGCTGATCCAGCCCATCCGCCTGATCCGCGCGTTGGAGCTGATGCTGGACGAGGCAGAGTTTCTGTCGCCATACGGGATCCGGTCGATGTCGCAGGTGCACCGCAAGAATCCGTTCGTGATGCACGTGAACGGGGATGAGTACCGGGTGGATTACTGTCCGGCGGAGTCGTCGTCGCGCATGTTCGGCGGGAATTCCAATTGGCGGGGACCGATCTGGTTTCCGTTGAACTACCTGCTGATCGAGTCGCTGCAGAAGTTCCACCACTTCTTTGGAGACCGGCTGCAGGTGGAGTTTCCAACGGGGTCGGGAAACGTGATGGACTTGGCCGAGATCGCGGCGGAGATCTCCAAGCGGTTGTCGCATATCTTCCTGCGGGATGAGAATGGCCGACGGGCGTGCTACGGGGATACGGAGCTGTTCCAGACGGATGAACACTTCCGGGATTATTTGTTCTTCCATGAGTATTTCCATGGGGATAACGGGGCCGGGCTGGGAGCGAATCACCAGACGGGCTGGACGGCGCTGGTGGCTAAGCTGTTGACGCAGAGCGGGGAGTGA
- a CDS encoding type II toxin-antitoxin system HicB family antitoxin, which yields MADQYIAVVEQGERNLSAYFPDLPGCVATGSDLEELKANLAVALRRHLEAMRAHGEEPPAPGTQFLTVETP from the coding sequence ATGGCTGACCAGTACATCGCCGTGGTCGAACAGGGAGAGAGAAACCTCTCTGCTTACTTTCCTGATCTCCCCGGGTGCGTCGCCACGGGCAGCGATCTGGAAGAACTGAAAGCAAACCTCGCTGTCGCCCTGCGGCGGCACCTGGAGGCGATGCGAGCCCATGGGGAGGAGCCGCCTGCTCCGGGGACACAGTTCCTGACCGTGGAGACGCCGTGA
- the topA gene encoding type I DNA topoisomerase: MAKSLVIVESPAKAKTIGKYLGKGFTVKASLGHVKDLPKNDIAVDVDHDFRPSYVVIEGKKKLIDELRKAAKESDAIYLAADPDREGEAICYHLQEELQPKKGEGPSVYRVTFNEITANAVRKAFETPRAVDTNLVDAQQARRVLDRLVGYKISPLLWDKVRRGLSAGRVQTVALRMIVDREREIRSFVKQEYWSVEVHLNAKKAPVLKANLAKRDGVNVEIADQTSADAIVTALEGAQYVVRTVTTREKRRHAVPPFITSTLQQESARKLRFSVKRTMMLAQRLYEGVELGEEGSVGLITYMRTDSTRVSDDALKEVREMIGQRFGEQYLPESPNVYKTKKAAQDAHEAIRPTSAMRHPDQVAPYLSEDELKVYRLVWMRFVASQMTPAVFDQTTIEVVAQGTDSSEYLMRATGSVPKFDGFQAVYKEGKDQKDEEDDEESARLPQVSDGETLRFKAIHPEQHFTEPPPRFTEATLVKELESDGVGRPSTYASILSTIQEREYVKREGGKFIPTELGVVVTELLVESFADIFDVNYTARMEDDLDQIEEGKLDWHVAMADFYNRFLKDLEEAERSMRDIKRMELPTDQICEKCGKPMVIKWGKHGSFLACTGYPECTNTRQLNKGIHELDSPENGEEKVEISEQDATEYCPNCGREMVLKKGRFGTFLACTGYPDCKTTKQLGQAQKQPDVILDEKCPLCDHNLVTKSGRFGEFTACSNYPTCKYVKQKTIGVMCPQCGTGEISERRSKRGKTFYGCTRYPDCDFVAWARPIPEKCPECGSPYLVDKVLKSGHFAQCPNKECKYKREVAETPVPA, translated from the coding sequence ATGGCCAAATCTCTCGTGATCGTCGAATCGCCCGCGAAGGCGAAGACGATCGGCAAGTATCTGGGTAAGGGCTTCACGGTCAAGGCCAGTCTCGGCCACGTGAAAGACTTGCCCAAGAATGACATCGCGGTGGACGTCGACCACGACTTCCGTCCTTCTTATGTAGTGATCGAGGGCAAGAAGAAGCTCATCGACGAACTGCGCAAGGCGGCCAAGGAATCCGACGCCATCTATCTCGCAGCTGACCCTGACCGGGAAGGCGAAGCTATCTGCTATCACCTGCAGGAAGAGCTCCAGCCCAAGAAGGGTGAAGGGCCAAGCGTATACCGCGTCACCTTTAACGAAATCACGGCCAATGCGGTGCGCAAGGCGTTTGAGACGCCGCGTGCCGTAGACACCAACCTGGTAGATGCCCAGCAGGCGCGGCGCGTACTGGACCGCCTGGTGGGCTACAAGATCTCCCCGCTGCTGTGGGACAAGGTCCGGCGCGGACTATCGGCCGGACGGGTACAGACCGTCGCGCTCCGCATGATTGTGGACCGCGAGCGTGAGATTCGCTCCTTCGTCAAGCAGGAGTACTGGTCGGTCGAAGTTCACCTGAACGCGAAAAAGGCACCCGTGCTCAAGGCCAACCTGGCCAAGCGCGACGGGGTGAACGTCGAAATTGCGGACCAGACCTCAGCGGATGCGATTGTGACGGCGCTGGAAGGCGCGCAGTATGTCGTCCGCACGGTGACGACGCGCGAAAAGCGGCGTCATGCGGTGCCGCCGTTCATCACGTCCACCCTGCAGCAGGAATCGGCCCGCAAGCTGCGCTTCAGCGTGAAGCGCACGATGATGCTGGCGCAGCGGCTGTATGAAGGCGTCGAGCTCGGCGAAGAGGGTTCGGTCGGTCTGATCACCTACATGCGTACCGATTCGACGCGCGTCAGCGACGACGCGTTGAAAGAGGTGCGGGAGATGATCGGGCAGCGCTTCGGCGAGCAGTACCTGCCGGAGTCGCCCAACGTCTACAAGACGAAGAAGGCGGCGCAGGACGCGCACGAAGCGATTCGTCCGACGTCAGCCATGCGGCATCCGGACCAGGTGGCGCCCTACTTGTCGGAAGACGAGCTGAAAGTTTACAGACTGGTTTGGATGCGCTTCGTGGCGTCGCAGATGACGCCGGCGGTGTTCGACCAGACAACTATCGAAGTGGTGGCGCAGGGCACGGACAGCTCCGAGTACCTGATGCGGGCGACGGGCAGCGTGCCGAAGTTCGATGGCTTCCAGGCTGTCTATAAGGAAGGCAAGGACCAGAAGGACGAGGAAGACGACGAAGAGAGCGCCCGGCTGCCGCAGGTAAGCGACGGCGAGACGCTGCGCTTCAAGGCGATCCATCCCGAGCAGCACTTTACCGAGCCGCCGCCCCGTTTCACGGAAGCGACGCTGGTGAAGGAGCTGGAATCGGATGGCGTGGGCCGGCCGTCGACCTACGCTTCGATTCTGTCGACGATCCAGGAACGCGAGTACGTCAAGCGCGAGGGCGGCAAGTTCATCCCCACCGAGTTAGGGGTGGTGGTGACGGAGCTGCTGGTGGAGAGCTTCGCCGACATCTTCGACGTGAACTACACGGCGCGGATGGAGGACGACCTGGACCAGATCGAGGAAGGCAAACTCGACTGGCACGTCGCGATGGCGGATTTCTACAACCGCTTCCTGAAGGACCTGGAAGAGGCCGAGCGGTCGATGCGCGACATCAAGCGCATGGAGCTGCCGACCGACCAGATCTGCGAGAAGTGCGGCAAGCCGATGGTGATCAAGTGGGGCAAGCACGGCAGCTTCCTGGCCTGCACCGGCTACCCCGAATGCACCAATACGCGGCAGCTGAACAAGGGCATCCACGAGCTGGACAGCCCGGAGAACGGCGAGGAGAAGGTCGAGATCTCCGAGCAGGACGCGACGGAGTACTGCCCGAACTGCGGGCGCGAAATGGTCCTCAAAAAGGGCCGCTTCGGAACGTTCCTGGCCTGCACCGGCTATCCGGACTGCAAGACGACCAAGCAACTGGGCCAGGCCCAAAAGCAGCCGGACGTGATCCTGGACGAGAAGTGCCCGCTGTGCGATCACAACCTGGTGACGAAGAGCGGCCGTTTCGGCGAGTTCACGGCCTGTTCGAACTACCCGACGTGCAAGTACGTCAAGCAGAAGACCATCGGGGTGATGTGCCCGCAGTGCGGCACGGGCGAGATCAGCGAGCGGCGCAGCAAACGCGGCAAGACGTTCTACGGGTGCACACGGTATCCGGATTGCGACTTTGTCGCCTGGGCGCGGCCGATCCCAGAGAAGTGCCCCGAGTGCGGATCGCCGTACCTGGTGGACAAGGTTCTGAAATCAGGCCATTTCGCGCAGTGCCCCAACAAGGAGTGCAAGTACAAGCGCGAGGTGGCGGAGACCCCAGTCCCGGCGTGA
- the dprA gene encoding DNA-processing protein DprA has protein sequence MPPSECVHTNEQLLHWLALRLTPGLGARKTALLLERFGSPEAIFRASTSELEASGLAGSVARSLASGCAFEDAAEQQQRLKATGTQVVAFTDVLYPPQLRQIYDPPPLLFVQGHVELLDTVMVALVGSRRPSTYGMVAAEHLAIDLAKAGVTVASGMAKGIDTAAHLGALKAGGGTCAVFGCGLDIIYPAENRKLAGRIAAEGLLLSEFPLGTPAHPQNFPIRNRIVSGLSDGVVVVEGVQYSGSLITARLALDQNKEVFAVPGNITSKLSFGPNLLLKQGAQLVQSAADILDGLSWETRSKLARQAELPLEEGAGQEPGPMAAIASQVLSFLTVDTPMHLDTLLEHLLDCSPSEVIATLFELELRGQVRQLPGRSYVKVWYE, from the coding sequence ATGCCGCCCTCCGAGTGTGTCCACACGAATGAACAACTGCTGCACTGGCTGGCCTTGCGCCTCACGCCGGGTCTTGGGGCTCGAAAGACGGCCCTTCTTCTGGAACGCTTCGGCTCGCCGGAAGCGATCTTCCGGGCCTCGACGTCAGAACTGGAAGCCTCGGGGCTGGCTGGTTCGGTCGCGCGCAGCCTGGCCAGCGGCTGCGCCTTTGAAGACGCGGCGGAGCAGCAGCAGCGGCTCAAGGCGACAGGCACGCAAGTGGTCGCGTTCACCGACGTGCTGTACCCGCCACAACTGCGCCAGATCTACGATCCGCCTCCGCTACTGTTCGTGCAGGGGCACGTGGAGTTGCTGGACACGGTCATGGTGGCGCTGGTGGGCAGCCGGAGACCCAGCACCTATGGGATGGTGGCGGCGGAGCACCTGGCCATCGATCTGGCCAAAGCAGGGGTCACGGTGGCCAGCGGCATGGCCAAGGGCATCGACACCGCCGCCCATTTGGGGGCACTGAAGGCAGGAGGGGGAACGTGCGCCGTTTTCGGGTGCGGGTTGGACATTATCTACCCGGCCGAGAACCGCAAGCTGGCGGGACGGATCGCCGCGGAGGGGCTGCTGCTGAGCGAATTCCCGTTGGGGACACCGGCCCATCCTCAGAATTTTCCGATCCGGAACCGGATCGTGAGCGGCCTTTCCGACGGCGTCGTGGTGGTCGAGGGAGTACAGTACAGCGGCAGTCTGATTACCGCCCGGCTGGCCCTGGACCAGAACAAGGAGGTCTTTGCCGTGCCCGGCAACATCACCTCCAAGTTGAGCTTCGGACCCAACCTTCTACTGAAACAGGGGGCGCAGCTGGTGCAATCGGCGGCCGACATTCTGGACGGATTGAGTTGGGAAACAAGGTCGAAATTGGCGCGGCAGGCAGAGCTTCCCCTGGAGGAGGGTGCGGGCCAGGAGCCTGGGCCGATGGCCGCCATCGCTTCGCAAGTTCTTTCTTTTCTTACTGTTGATACGCCGATGCATCTTGACACCCTATTGGAGCATCTCTTGGACTGTTCGCCATCCGAGGTGATCGCCACGCTGTTCGAACTGGAATTGCGAGGTCAGGTCCGCCAACTCCCCGGCCGCAGTTATGTTAAGGTGTGGTACGAGTGA
- a CDS encoding AAA family ATPase: MIVEIDGVPLHLAHPDALSVKWVGQEEVMRQLLAAWLVVDERDIPMNPRLVGKPGVGKTTLAYAAASRLSREIYIMQATVDTRPEDLIVQPVIEGPGQLRYVASPLVTAMLRGGIVILDEGNRMSEKSWASLAPLLDTRRYVESIVAGIKIQAHPLFRLVATMNDDSSTFDLPEYIHSRLQPQILIDFPERDEELSILRENLPFAEDKMLEYVTDFLQQAHNNEERFTVRDGINIGRYAIKLMTTLDARADFTHAVRFSIDKVLGEEALRYARRP; this comes from the coding sequence ATGATTGTTGAGATCGACGGCGTACCCCTGCATCTGGCTCACCCTGACGCACTCTCCGTGAAGTGGGTTGGGCAAGAGGAGGTCATGCGCCAACTGCTGGCCGCCTGGCTGGTTGTGGATGAGCGGGACATCCCGATGAATCCGCGCCTGGTGGGCAAACCCGGCGTGGGCAAAACGACCCTCGCCTATGCCGCCGCGTCGCGCCTGTCGCGCGAAATCTACATCATGCAGGCCACGGTCGATACACGGCCCGAGGACCTGATTGTCCAGCCGGTGATCGAGGGTCCGGGCCAGTTGAGGTATGTTGCGTCGCCGTTGGTGACCGCCATGCTGCGCGGCGGCATCGTGATTCTTGACGAAGGCAACCGGATGTCGGAGAAGAGCTGGGCGAGCCTGGCTCCGCTGCTCGATACGCGCCGCTATGTAGAAAGCATCGTCGCCGGCATCAAGATTCAGGCCCATCCGCTGTTCCGGCTGGTGGCCACAATGAACGACGACAGCTCGACGTTCGACCTGCCCGAGTACATCCATTCGCGGCTGCAGCCGCAGATCCTGATCGACTTCCCGGAACGGGATGAAGAGTTGTCCATCCTGCGCGAAAACCTGCCTTTCGCCGAGGACAAGATGCTGGAATACGTCACGGACTTCCTGCAGCAGGCGCACAACAATGAAGAGCGCTTCACGGTCCGCGACGGCATCAACATCGGGCGGTATGCGATCAAACTGATGACCACCCTGGACGCCCGCGCCGACTTCACGCATGCGGTGCGTTTCTCCATCGACAAAGTGCTCGGCGAGGAAGCTCTGCGCTATGCCCGGCGCCCCTGA
- a CDS encoding GNAT family N-acetyltransferase → MLTIRLAGTGDADAVWAILEPVIRAGETYTIPRDLSREEALTYWFSSDHEVFVAEDDGQVAGTYYLHPNQRGGGAHVANCGYMTAAQATGRGIARAMCLHSQEHASSRGYRAMQFNFVVSTNERAVRLWQHLGFEIVGRLPEAFQHPSLGFVDAFVMYRML, encoded by the coding sequence ATGCTGACCATCCGACTCGCTGGAACCGGGGACGCCGACGCCGTCTGGGCGATTCTGGAGCCTGTCATCCGGGCCGGCGAAACTTACACCATCCCGCGCGACCTCAGCCGCGAAGAGGCGCTCACCTACTGGTTCTCGTCCGACCATGAAGTCTTCGTGGCCGAGGACGACGGGCAGGTGGCCGGCACCTATTACCTGCACCCCAACCAGCGAGGCGGCGGAGCCCATGTGGCGAACTGCGGCTACATGACGGCCGCGCAGGCCACCGGCCGGGGTATCGCGCGAGCCATGTGCCTGCATTCCCAGGAACATGCCAGCAGCCGGGGCTACCGGGCCATGCAGTTTAACTTCGTCGTGAGTACGAACGAGCGCGCCGTGCGGCTGTGGCAGCACCTCGGCTTCGAAATCGTAGGCCGGCTGCCCGAAGCGTTCCAGCACCCGTCGCTCGGGTTCGTGGACGCCTTCGTCATGTACCGGATGCTGTGA
- a CDS encoding DinB family protein, producing MRLAALLEAGRQDFLDALSGVTEEQAPAKPDPNQWSILECIEHVIVVEERHLRWIDMGRSIEPQRDHDRELRLFTIMRNQFEKREAPSALRPKGRFTTLVEAAQAFLETRDRAIRLVEARGDAMYAIGVKHPFFGPVNGAELVQLMDGHARRHADQIRALASPAPALPTLAQPSPSGKENSAAPRTAPQLAAGLAAPADPQSPFAQGEMIALHLQHIRQGECAGRKAATFTADGCILDQTRLAESEFESVVWKDVRLVNCDLANLRAQRMVLERVEFVDCRLAGLATGSLDARDVLILNSDLRYASLSGARFQNSEFEGCNWQDSDLRSADLSGTVIRNCDLARADLQGATLRDTDFRTSQLEGMQVGIHDLRGAIVEPGQAMILAQVLGLRIV from the coding sequence ATGCGGCTTGCGGCGCTGCTCGAAGCTGGCCGGCAGGACTTCCTGGACGCCCTGTCCGGCGTCACCGAGGAACAGGCCCCCGCCAAGCCGGACCCGAACCAGTGGTCGATTCTTGAGTGCATCGAGCATGTCATCGTCGTCGAGGAGCGCCATCTGCGCTGGATCGACATGGGGCGCTCGATCGAGCCTCAGCGCGATCACGACCGCGAACTCCGCCTGTTCACCATCATGCGGAACCAGTTCGAAAAGCGGGAGGCGCCGTCCGCCCTGCGGCCGAAAGGCCGATTCACCACCCTGGTCGAAGCAGCGCAGGCGTTCCTCGAAACCCGCGACCGGGCCATCCGGCTGGTGGAAGCGCGCGGTGACGCGATGTACGCCATTGGGGTCAAGCATCCGTTCTTCGGACCGGTGAACGGCGCAGAACTCGTCCAGTTGATGGACGGTCACGCCCGCCGCCATGCCGACCAGATCCGGGCACTGGCGAGTCCCGCCCCAGCGCTGCCAACGCTGGCCCAGCCCAGTCCGAGCGGCAAGGAGAATTCGGCCGCGCCCCGAACGGCCCCTCAGCTCGCCGCCGGGCTTGCGGCTCCGGCAGATCCGCAGAGCCCGTTCGCCCAGGGCGAGATGATCGCCTTGCACCTCCAGCACATCCGTCAAGGGGAATGCGCCGGGCGGAAAGCCGCGACCTTCACGGCAGACGGATGCATCCTGGATCAAACGCGCCTGGCGGAATCCGAGTTCGAATCCGTCGTCTGGAAAGACGTCCGGCTGGTGAACTGCGACCTGGCCAACCTCCGGGCACAGCGGATGGTGCTGGAACGAGTAGAGTTCGTCGATTGCCGGCTGGCGGGCCTGGCCACTGGATCCCTCGATGCGCGCGACGTGCTGATTCTGAATTCAGACCTGCGGTATGCCAGCCTGAGCGGCGCCCGCTTCCAGAACTCCGAGTTCGAGGGTTGCAACTGGCAGGACTCCGACCTGCGGTCCGCCGACCTCAGCGGCACGGTGATCCGCAACTGCGATCTGGCCCGGGCCGATCTCCAGGGCGCCACGCTGCGCGACACGGACTTCCGCACCTCCCAACTGGAAGGCATGCAAGTGGGGATCCACGACCTGCGCGGAGCCATCGTCGAACCCGGCCAGGCGATGATCCTGGCCCAGGTGCTGGGCCTCCGGATCGTCTAG
- a CDS encoding NHL domain-containing protein produces MSIARIGGLKRKFAGALVGGGLLLGLPLVSSAQSVPSYVISTFAGTGANDATEFAGDDGPATSAQLNNPYSVAIDSAGNVYIADQVHHRIRKVSTSGIITTIAGTDTASWTGDDAVATSGTLNAPCGLLIDPTGDIYIADTLNHVIRKITTSTGKISTFAGTNVAGFSGDGDGVDTGTATVTDTDPKATAAQLNRPTALARDSSGNLYIADTYNSRIRKILASNSTIDTVVGDGAQRRYGDGGLATEASLFDPQGINFDAAGNLYIADTNNHVIRKVTTDGNIQTVAGSGVYGYTGDEIPATQASLFYPKWVAVDTAGNLFIADSFNMRIRMVTTDGIIHTIAGNGTYGLSGDGGAAIDAELRFPSSVTIGSGGKIYVTDNQNHRVALLTPVVDLGLSAPTSLNLGGKQYVNALLSDNQTLVLPTDALAGTASRPAHIGETITMYANGLGDTDEQINETLGRIQIYFGHMPADISYAGEAGDGSGAKRLNVVVPNIEDNDAIPVMLMKDGTVAQKAIYTAVRSN; encoded by the coding sequence ATGTCGATTGCTCGAATTGGCGGTTTGAAGCGGAAGTTTGCCGGCGCCCTGGTTGGCGGCGGCCTGCTGCTGGGGCTGCCACTCGTTAGTTCCGCCCAGTCTGTTCCCTCCTACGTGATTTCGACCTTTGCCGGAACCGGCGCCAACGACGCTACGGAATTCGCCGGCGACGACGGTCCCGCTACCTCGGCCCAGCTAAACAACCCGTATAGCGTCGCCATCGATTCCGCCGGCAACGTCTATATCGCGGACCAGGTGCACCACCGCATCCGCAAGGTCTCCACCTCGGGCATCATCACGACCATCGCCGGAACCGACACCGCTTCCTGGACAGGCGACGACGCCGTGGCCACCAGCGGCACACTGAACGCGCCTTGTGGGCTGTTGATCGACCCCACGGGCGATATCTACATCGCCGACACGCTGAACCACGTCATTCGCAAGATCACCACCTCGACCGGCAAGATCTCCACCTTCGCCGGGACCAATGTCGCCGGTTTCAGCGGCGACGGAGACGGCGTCGACACCGGCACCGCAACCGTCACGGATACCGACCCCAAGGCGACGGCGGCCCAGTTGAACCGGCCCACTGCGCTGGCTCGCGACTCCAGCGGCAATCTGTACATCGCGGACACCTATAACAGCCGCATCCGCAAGATCCTGGCGAGCAACTCCACTATCGACACGGTAGTGGGTGATGGTGCGCAGCGCCGTTACGGCGACGGCGGGTTGGCCACGGAAGCTTCGCTGTTCGACCCTCAAGGCATCAACTTCGATGCGGCCGGCAATCTTTACATCGCCGACACGAACAACCACGTCATCCGTAAAGTGACGACGGACGGCAACATCCAGACGGTCGCGGGCAGCGGCGTATACGGTTACACGGGCGACGAAATCCCAGCTACCCAGGCCTCCCTGTTCTACCCCAAGTGGGTGGCGGTCGATACCGCCGGCAACCTGTTCATCGCTGATTCTTTCAACATGCGCATCCGCATGGTGACCACCGACGGCATCATCCACACCATCGCCGGCAACGGCACCTATGGGTTGAGCGGCGACGGCGGCGCGGCGATTGACGCGGAATTGCGCTTCCCTTCCTCGGTCACGATCGGCAGCGGCGGTAAGATCTATGTCACCGATAACCAGAACCACCGCGTTGCCCTGCTGACCCCGGTGGTGGACCTCGGACTCTCGGCCCCCACCTCGCTGAACCTCGGCGGCAAGCAGTACGTGAACGCCCTGCTCAGCGACAACCAGACCCTGGTGCTGCCCACCGACGCCCTGGCCGGCACGGCTTCCCGCCCGGCGCACATCGGCGAGACGATCACCATGTACGCCAACGGTTTGGGTGATACCGACGAGCAGATCAACGAGACACTCGGCCGCATCCAGATCTATTTCGGCCACATGCCTGCCGACATCAGCTACGCCGGAGAGGCCGGTGACGGTTCCGGAGCCAAGCGCCTGAACGTCGTCGTCCCGAACATCGAAGACAACGACGCCATCCCAGTGATGCTCATGAAGGACGGCACGGTGGCCCAGAAGGCCATCTACACGGCGGTTCGCTCCAACTAA